A DNA window from Paraburkholderia sp. IMGN_8 contains the following coding sequences:
- a CDS encoding non-heme iron oxygenase ferredoxin subunit has product MNILQWHQVCACDDIDEEDVIEFRHGDKLYAIYHTSSGFYATAGLCTHETARLTEGLVFGEIIECPMHMGRFHIPSGAAKGAPVCVNLLTHPVKIEDNKVFIGLASD; this is encoded by the coding sequence ATGAATATCCTGCAATGGCATCAGGTCTGCGCGTGTGATGACATCGACGAAGAGGACGTCATCGAGTTTCGTCACGGCGACAAGCTGTATGCGATCTATCACACGTCGAGCGGCTTTTACGCAACCGCCGGTCTCTGTACCCACGAGACGGCGCGCCTCACTGAAGGTCTTGTGTTCGGCGAGATCATCGAATGTCCGATGCACATGGGCCGTTTTCACATTCCGTCGGGCGCGGCGAAAGGTGCGCCCGTTTGCGTGAATCTGCTTACTCATCCAGTGAAGATCGAGGACAACAAGGTCTTCATCGGGTTAGCAAGCGATTGA
- a CDS encoding LacI family DNA-binding transcriptional regulator has translation MKGKPTLKQLMEMTQLSRATIDRALNNRPGVHPRTRSAVDAALRQLDAGAPAHSTVPVAQRNYAFRLLAQAGDAFTEELMRCAAELEDDFAAAGTRLEVVNCVGVSDHDVAAQVSVAADEADGIAIICTNTAATTAALRKCMAVGKSVVTLVTDVDADARHTYVGVNNRAAGQSAAFLIGRHLQAHPSPDVAVVVATFSYTCHEDREIGFRSLIRQRFPNVNLVEVIKGADSGAATYEATRRFLDEHGKLDGIYNVAGGNEGLAAALREYSLAGQTVYVTHEVNRITEPLLRADAIDYLLTQDLRLMLRTAVEHLISACEARPVPAQAIIPIETYSRYSLY, from the coding sequence ATGAAAGGCAAGCCGACCCTCAAGCAATTGATGGAGATGACGCAGCTCAGCCGGGCGACGATCGATCGCGCGCTGAACAACCGACCGGGGGTGCACCCACGTACGCGCAGCGCCGTCGACGCCGCGCTGCGACAACTCGATGCGGGAGCTCCGGCACATTCGACGGTTCCTGTCGCGCAGCGGAATTACGCGTTCAGATTGCTCGCGCAGGCTGGGGACGCTTTCACAGAGGAACTGATGCGATGCGCGGCCGAACTCGAAGATGACTTCGCTGCGGCAGGAACGCGGCTTGAGGTCGTGAACTGCGTGGGTGTTTCCGACCACGACGTGGCAGCGCAAGTGAGCGTTGCAGCTGACGAGGCGGACGGTATTGCAATCATCTGCACGAACACGGCGGCCACAACCGCAGCCCTGCGCAAATGTATGGCCGTTGGCAAGTCGGTCGTGACGCTTGTTACGGATGTCGATGCCGATGCCCGTCACACCTACGTAGGTGTCAATAACCGCGCTGCAGGGCAATCCGCGGCGTTTCTCATCGGCCGGCATTTGCAGGCGCACCCATCGCCCGACGTCGCGGTGGTCGTCGCAACGTTTTCCTATACCTGCCACGAGGACCGCGAGATCGGTTTCCGTTCTCTGATCAGGCAGCGGTTCCCGAACGTGAACCTCGTGGAGGTCATCAAGGGCGCTGATTCGGGCGCTGCGACTTATGAGGCAACCCGGCGCTTTCTGGACGAGCACGGCAAGCTCGATGGAATCTACAACGTCGCGGGTGGCAACGAAGGGCTGGCGGCCGCGCTGCGGGAATACAGCCTGGCGGGCCAGACGGTCTACGTGACTCACGAAGTTAACCGCATCACGGAGCCGCTCTTGCGGGCCGACGCGATTGACTATTTGCTGACCCAGGACCTTCGACTCATGCTGCGAACAGCTGTCGAGCACTTGATAAGTGCTTGTGAAGCCCGACCGGTTCCTGCCCAAGCGATCATCCCGATAGAGACGTATTCGCGTTACTCGTTGTACTAA
- a CDS encoding cation:proton antiporter: protein MGSYALAELLHFSGPIAVVVAGLFLGNEGWKTAFPEQTRQYLTVFWEVIDDILDGVLFVLIGLEMIAIKVAGSYLLLGLIGIGCVLLGRAISVAIPIWTIRARFEFPAGTIPLLIWGGLRGALSIALALLLPAGPERELILTATYVIVIFSILVQGTTFGRVLRRAMPAMSEMPVRK, encoded by the coding sequence ATGGGCTCATACGCGCTGGCAGAGCTGCTTCACTTCTCAGGGCCCATTGCCGTTGTGGTTGCCGGGCTGTTTCTGGGCAATGAAGGATGGAAGACGGCATTCCCGGAACAGACTCGCCAGTACCTGACAGTGTTTTGGGAGGTGATCGACGATATTCTGGATGGCGTGCTCTTTGTCCTGATCGGCCTGGAGATGATCGCGATCAAGGTCGCTGGCTCATATCTGCTGCTCGGACTGATCGGTATCGGATGCGTGCTGCTTGGTCGTGCGATCAGTGTGGCGATTCCAATCTGGACGATCCGCGCGCGTTTCGAGTTTCCGGCAGGCACGATCCCGCTGCTGATCTGGGGCGGGCTTCGAGGCGCCCTGTCGATCGCGCTGGCGCTATTGCTGCCGGCGGGTCCGGAGCGTGAGCTGATCCTCACCGCGACCTACGTGATCGTCATTTTTTCCATACTCGTGCAAGGAACGACCTTCGGGCGTGTCCTCAGAAGGGCTATGCCCGCTATGAGCGAGATGCCTGTGCGCAAGTAA
- a CDS encoding efflux transporter outer membrane subunit, whose product MRTHDFTLRAIRALALEILACLVIAGCTVGPNFVPPTTSAPPQVFERTEAAQAPSKAVEAGFDSEWWTLFNDPTLTALEKQLADANLDVAAASARLRQSRAGQRIAGAAELPTLGGAASYDRERGSPNGILSLLGVPSLAPQSQSASGKSPLGVAPVPGSKGAPAYNLYQMGFDASWELDIWGGVRRGVEEASALSDASYEDRNAALLSARAELARDYIELRDSQSLLAIAKQNLEIARDTTKLTQIRERDGVTTDLDVANASAQAASIESLIPTLESQCETKINAIGVLLGEEPGALKQTLAEPHDVPELPAQVPIGFPSELAQRRPDIRRAEAQLHAATASIGVAKADFYPHISLNGSAGFQSLQLSSLASWASGQFILGPSITMPIFEGGRLKGTLQLREAQQQEAAIIYKRSVLEAWREVDDALVAYDAEQLRRGKLKEVVALNQRALAVAQQRYKAGALDYLDVLNVQKQLLEGQSNLEQSEAIAAANLITLCKALGGGWDSTYAVQAPQVDGGNAASQRVQPEHDTSITAKAD is encoded by the coding sequence ATGAGGACGCACGACTTTACATTGCGCGCGATCCGCGCGTTGGCGTTGGAAATCCTGGCATGCCTCGTGATCGCGGGCTGCACGGTCGGACCGAATTTCGTGCCGCCCACGACGTCCGCGCCGCCGCAAGTCTTTGAACGTACCGAAGCGGCGCAAGCGCCGAGCAAGGCCGTCGAAGCCGGATTCGATTCCGAATGGTGGACGCTGTTCAACGATCCCACGTTGACCGCGCTCGAAAAGCAACTGGCCGATGCGAACCTCGATGTGGCCGCGGCGTCGGCGCGCCTGCGGCAAAGCCGCGCCGGACAGCGCATTGCGGGGGCAGCGGAATTACCCACGCTGGGCGGCGCTGCGTCCTACGACCGCGAGCGCGGCAGCCCGAACGGCATTCTGTCGCTGCTCGGCGTCCCGTCGCTCGCCCCCCAATCGCAATCCGCTTCGGGGAAATCGCCGCTCGGCGTGGCGCCGGTACCGGGCTCCAAGGGGGCGCCGGCCTACAACCTCTATCAAATGGGCTTCGACGCCTCTTGGGAACTCGATATCTGGGGCGGGGTGCGACGCGGCGTCGAAGAGGCGTCCGCCTTGTCGGATGCTTCTTACGAAGACAGAAACGCCGCGTTGTTGTCAGCCCGCGCCGAACTCGCGCGAGACTACATCGAGTTGCGCGACAGCCAATCGCTGCTGGCCATCGCGAAACAAAACCTCGAGATTGCCCGCGATACCACGAAGCTCACGCAGATCCGCGAGCGTGACGGCGTGACGACGGATCTCGACGTGGCCAACGCTTCCGCGCAGGCAGCGTCGATCGAAAGTCTGATTCCGACACTCGAATCGCAATGCGAGACCAAGATCAACGCGATTGGCGTCTTGCTCGGCGAGGAGCCGGGAGCGCTCAAGCAAACGCTCGCCGAGCCGCATGACGTGCCCGAGCTGCCTGCACAGGTGCCCATCGGCTTTCCGTCGGAGCTCGCGCAACGCCGACCCGATATCCGGCGAGCGGAAGCGCAATTGCATGCGGCCACGGCGTCGATCGGTGTGGCAAAAGCCGACTTTTATCCGCACATCTCACTCAATGGCAGTGCGGGTTTTCAGAGTCTTCAGCTCTCCAGCCTCGCCAGCTGGGCGTCGGGGCAGTTTATTCTCGGCCCCTCCATCACGATGCCGATCTTCGAAGGCGGGCGGCTCAAGGGCACCCTGCAGTTACGCGAGGCGCAACAACAGGAGGCCGCGATCATCTACAAGCGAAGCGTGCTCGAGGCGTGGCGCGAGGTGGATGATGCGCTGGTTGCCTACGATGCCGAGCAGCTGCGCCGCGGCAAGCTGAAGGAGGTGGTGGCGCTGAACCAGCGAGCACTCGCCGTGGCGCAGCAGCGCTACAAGGCTGGGGCATTGGACTATCTCGACGTGCTGAACGTTCAGAAGCAACTGCTCGAAGGCCAGAGCAACCTCGAGCAAAGCGAGGCGATCGCTGCCGCGAATCTGATCACGCTCTGCAAGGCGCTCGGCGGCGGCTGGGACTCGACTTACGCAGTCCAAGCGCCTCAAGTTGATGGTGGCAATGCGGCGTCTCAGCGAGTTCAGCCAGAACACGACACGTCGATCACAGCAAAGGCAGACTGA
- a CDS encoding fatty acid desaturase → MSDQQDSRKTITMDDWYKCRLDRKVLKEVTRRNDSAALLRFGGFIGLVVASGALAWFSLGSLWCIPALLLYGTLYAFAEAMEHELRHRTPFKSEWLNESVHWLICFMTWREQIYSRWSHAQHHTYTHLTATLPADVEIAVKRPPNYLKLATDFLRVSHGIHHLGNIVLHSFGIVSKSARAVVPPTEFRAMFRNSRVILALYIAVAAWAIVAHSWLPVIFLLLPRSYGAWLHELLAITQHTGLRENELDHRFSTRTIKLNRALQFLYWNMNYHVEHHMFPNVPFHALPKLRKAIEADLPPAYEGLFNAWGEIFHVFRMQRHDPDYMITPCVPGKSPYVAAEHDTAAPLAAQVR, encoded by the coding sequence ATGTCCGACCAGCAAGACAGCAGGAAAACGATCACCATGGACGACTGGTATAAATGCCGGCTCGACAGAAAGGTGCTCAAGGAAGTCACGCGGCGCAACGACTCCGCCGCGCTTCTTCGTTTTGGCGGATTCATTGGGCTGGTGGTGGCAAGCGGCGCGCTCGCATGGTTCTCGCTCGGTTCGCTCTGGTGCATACCGGCGCTTCTTCTCTACGGCACGCTGTATGCATTCGCCGAGGCGATGGAACACGAACTGCGCCATCGCACGCCATTCAAAAGCGAATGGCTGAACGAGTCGGTGCATTGGCTGATCTGCTTCATGACTTGGCGTGAGCAGATTTATAGCCGCTGGTCGCATGCGCAACATCACACTTACACGCATCTCACCGCAACTCTCCCCGCCGACGTTGAAATTGCGGTCAAGCGGCCACCGAATTACCTGAAGCTCGCCACAGATTTTCTGCGTGTTTCGCACGGCATTCATCACCTGGGCAACATCGTCCTGCATAGCTTCGGCATCGTATCGAAGAGCGCCAGGGCCGTTGTTCCGCCCACCGAATTTCGTGCAATGTTCCGCAATTCGCGTGTGATTCTGGCGCTGTACATTGCCGTCGCCGCATGGGCGATCGTGGCCCACAGCTGGTTGCCGGTCATTTTCCTGCTGCTGCCTCGCTCCTATGGTGCCTGGCTCCACGAACTGCTGGCCATTACGCAGCACACGGGATTACGTGAGAACGAACTCGACCACCGCTTCTCGACACGAACGATCAAACTCAATCGCGCTCTGCAGTTCCTCTACTGGAACATGAACTACCACGTCGAGCATCACATGTTCCCCAACGTGCCTTTCCACGCGCTGCCGAAACTGCGCAAAGCGATCGAGGCCGATCTGCCGCCGGCATACGAAGGGCTCTTCAACGCTTGGGGCGAAATCTTCCACGTCTTCCGGATGCAACGACACGATCCGGACTACATGATTACGCCGTGCGTACCGGGCAAGTCGCCGTACGTCGCGGCAGAACACGACACCGCCGCGCCGCTTGCGGCCCAGGTACGCTAA
- a CDS encoding HlyD family secretion protein: MSTALRSPRKLIPAAAIAVAVGIGAWAYASLSGGSTTESTNDAYVEADFTLVAPRIPGQISEVPVDDNQSVKAGQLLVRIDDRDYKAALMSAQADVAAAKAAVANFDAEIARQPALVDQVRATLKSDDAAIAFARDNATRYQDLSQTGAGTAQEQQHASSALAEQLAQQAHDQAALEATEQNLNVLNTQRDKAAGALERAEAVLEQAQLNLSYTEIRAPIDGKVGRRSARVGAYVTPGAPVLAIVPLSEAYVVANFQENQITRMRPGESVRIKVDSLPSVVIHGRIDSLAPATGVSFAPIAPDNATGNFTKIVQRVPIKIDIDKGQEAASALSVGLSVETEVATGRHGDARAETGEQK, encoded by the coding sequence ATGTCAACCGCTCTTCGATCTCCCCGCAAACTCATTCCCGCGGCCGCTATCGCCGTCGCAGTCGGTATAGGCGCATGGGCTTATGCAAGCCTGTCAGGCGGCTCGACTACCGAGTCCACCAACGACGCCTACGTCGAGGCCGATTTCACCCTCGTGGCGCCGCGCATCCCCGGCCAGATCTCCGAAGTCCCGGTCGACGACAACCAGTCGGTCAAAGCCGGGCAATTGCTGGTGCGTATCGACGACCGCGACTACAAGGCCGCCTTGATGAGCGCTCAAGCGGACGTCGCTGCGGCAAAGGCGGCCGTCGCGAACTTCGACGCCGAAATCGCGCGGCAGCCCGCGCTCGTCGATCAGGTGCGCGCGACGCTCAAATCCGACGATGCGGCGATCGCGTTTGCGCGCGACAACGCCACGCGGTACCAGGATCTCTCGCAAACCGGCGCAGGCACGGCTCAGGAGCAGCAGCACGCCTCGAGCGCGCTCGCCGAGCAGCTCGCGCAGCAGGCTCACGACCAAGCCGCGCTGGAGGCAACCGAGCAGAACCTGAACGTACTGAATACCCAGCGCGACAAGGCGGCCGGCGCGCTCGAACGCGCCGAGGCGGTGCTCGAGCAGGCGCAGCTCAACCTGTCCTACACGGAGATTCGCGCGCCGATCGACGGCAAGGTCGGGCGGCGTTCCGCGCGGGTTGGCGCATACGTGACGCCCGGCGCGCCGGTGCTCGCGATCGTACCGCTGTCCGAAGCCTATGTCGTCGCCAACTTCCAGGAAAACCAAATCACCAGGATGCGGCCCGGCGAAAGCGTGCGCATCAAGGTGGACAGCCTTCCCAGCGTGGTGATTCACGGCCGGATCGATAGTCTCGCGCCCGCAACCGGTGTGAGCTTTGCGCCTATCGCACCCGACAACGCGACGGGCAACTTCACGAAGATCGTCCAACGCGTGCCGATCAAGATCGACATTGACAAAGGTCAAGAGGCAGCGTCCGCGTTGAGCGTGGGGCTGTCTGTCGAAACCGAAGTGGCCACCGGCCGGCATGGCGATGCGCGGGCCGAAACGGGAGAGCAAAAATGA
- a CDS encoding DUF1003 domain-containing protein: MKTPNSGSAAAPFDVPNVDHLRFHRPHAHLATAFGNDRFALKAEAFARFFGTPLFLGAQTVIVAIWIGVNALGFTKFDVYPFILLNLAFSLQAAYAAPLILLAQTRQAARDNAHAEADAQHREALAVANEQRQAIAAQNAAQLLELLQRNTDLTELTQKLIERVETLTAELHQKLVQKDSKP, from the coding sequence ATGAAAACACCGAATTCCGGCTCCGCCGCCGCTCCGTTCGACGTTCCGAACGTGGATCACCTTCGCTTCCACCGGCCTCACGCACACCTTGCCACGGCGTTTGGCAATGACAGGTTCGCGCTCAAGGCCGAAGCCTTCGCGCGGTTTTTTGGGACGCCTCTATTTTTAGGGGCACAGACGGTAATCGTCGCCATCTGGATTGGGGTGAACGCCCTCGGTTTCACGAAATTCGACGTTTACCCATTCATTCTCCTTAATCTGGCGTTCAGTCTCCAGGCAGCTTATGCCGCGCCGCTTATTTTGCTTGCTCAGACGCGACAGGCAGCACGAGACAACGCACACGCCGAAGCTGACGCGCAACACAGGGAGGCTCTTGCCGTCGCTAACGAGCAGCGGCAGGCAATTGCCGCCCAAAACGCGGCTCAATTGCTGGAGTTGTTGCAGAGGAATACGGATCTGACCGAACTTACCCAGAAACTAATCGAGCGTGTCGAAACGCTGACCGCCGAGTTGCACCAGAAGCTCGTGCAAAAAGACTCAAAACCATAA
- a CDS encoding tetratricopeptide repeat protein, with protein sequence MEDEKDGRTPQRIPRHLWAMLRAQVSEWFIGGVLVAITGFAPQEFIARLFRYIAAPERVEHLSRLALDARPVIVFVGIAIIVADALYRNRHRPVTAVPGRPPLTEDGAGRLQPNGRALVESEPSEPEALPLPNNPSLSEGRVILVVLPFESLGGGDKYDYFSEGLTEDMITQLARLSPERLGVIARTSAMRYKSTTKTIHQIGQDLRVSHVLEGSVRRAGDRVRVAAQLIRVSDETHLWAETYEGNRHDILALQIEVAKAIAREIEIKLTPHEQGRLDRTPAIDAQAHEAYLKGRHFWSTRTEEGMRKSIEYFQLAIGHQPNFAAAYDGVADAYTMLACRGVSPARETFHKARMAARKALQIEPDLGQAYASLAHVRLHDWDWVDLEQDFLRAIELNPGHAIAYYWYAEYLMMAGRAEEAIARVRQPQQMDPLNSMLNSSVAMILYLARRYDQAREELRKALEIDPNHFLLHFRLGLVYQQQKLFDDAIEEMQKAVTLSGRSTEALTGLAQTYAAADMRAAMQQIVDALETESEKHYVHPYHMAKVFGSLGDKEQTFGWLEKAYEEHSPDFIELRTEPTFDSARIDPRFSELLSRVGFNQI encoded by the coding sequence ATGGAAGATGAAAAAGACGGACGAACCCCACAGCGAATACCGAGGCACCTGTGGGCGATGTTGCGAGCGCAGGTTAGCGAATGGTTCATTGGGGGCGTCCTCGTGGCAATCACCGGCTTCGCGCCGCAGGAATTCATCGCTCGACTATTCCGCTATATTGCGGCGCCAGAGAGGGTGGAGCATTTGTCGCGCTTGGCGCTCGATGCCCGGCCGGTGATTGTCTTTGTTGGAATCGCAATCATTGTGGCTGATGCGCTGTATCGGAACCGGCACCGACCGGTCACTGCTGTCCCAGGAAGGCCGCCGCTCACTGAGGATGGAGCGGGGCGTTTGCAACCTAACGGCAGGGCGCTGGTGGAAAGCGAACCGAGTGAACCGGAAGCATTACCGCTCCCAAATAATCCATCGCTATCGGAGGGGCGAGTGATACTGGTCGTGCTTCCGTTCGAAAGTCTCGGTGGCGGCGACAAATATGATTACTTCAGTGAGGGCTTAACTGAGGATATGATCACCCAACTTGCCCGGCTCAGCCCGGAGCGCCTGGGTGTAATCGCCCGGACTTCGGCGATGCGCTACAAATCCACGACCAAGACCATTCATCAGATCGGCCAAGACCTCAGGGTTTCCCACGTGCTTGAGGGAAGCGTCCGGCGTGCCGGAGATCGGGTACGGGTTGCGGCGCAGCTCATCCGGGTAAGCGACGAAACGCACCTTTGGGCCGAGACCTACGAGGGGAACCGACATGACATCCTGGCACTCCAGATCGAGGTGGCCAAGGCAATTGCCCGCGAAATTGAGATCAAGCTCACGCCGCACGAGCAAGGGCGTTTAGACCGTACTCCTGCCATTGATGCGCAGGCGCACGAAGCGTATCTCAAGGGGCGTCACTTCTGGTCCACGCGCACCGAAGAAGGAATGCGAAAGAGCATTGAGTATTTTCAGCTCGCTATTGGACACCAGCCGAACTTTGCGGCCGCCTATGATGGAGTGGCCGATGCTTACACGATGCTTGCATGTCGCGGTGTGAGCCCTGCGCGCGAAACGTTTCATAAAGCAAGAATGGCAGCCAGGAAAGCGCTGCAGATTGAACCTGATTTGGGTCAGGCTTATGCGTCACTGGCCCATGTGCGTTTGCACGATTGGGATTGGGTCGATCTGGAACAGGATTTTCTGCGCGCCATTGAACTGAATCCAGGACACGCGATCGCCTATTATTGGTACGCGGAATATCTCATGATGGCAGGCAGAGCCGAAGAAGCCATTGCCAGGGTCAGGCAGCCCCAACAGATGGATCCGTTGAATTCAATGCTGAATTCATCTGTTGCCATGATCTTGTACCTTGCTCGGCGATACGACCAGGCACGGGAAGAACTCCGTAAAGCCCTGGAAATCGATCCAAACCACTTTCTGCTTCACTTCAGGCTGGGATTGGTTTACCAGCAACAGAAGTTGTTCGATGACGCAATCGAGGAGATGCAGAAGGCTGTAACGCTTTCCGGGAGGAGCACGGAGGCGCTGACGGGGCTGGCCCAGACCTACGCTGCCGCCGACATGAGAGCGGCCATGCAGCAGATCGTGGATGCGCTGGAGACGGAATCCGAAAAGCACTACGTCCACCCCTACCACATGGCGAAAGTGTTTGGTTCGCTCGGGGACAAAGAGCAGACCTTCGGCTGGCTGGAAAAAGCCTACGAAGAGCACAGTCCTGACTTCATTGAGCTCAGGACAGAACCTACCTTCGACAGCGCTCGCATCGATCCCAGATTCTCTGAACTGCTATCCCGCGTCGGGTTCAACCAGATCTGA